The DNA segment CGAACACTCCGATCGCGGCCCCGCCGCCCGCCACGCCCACCCAGACGCCGACGGCCGTGCCGCGCTGCTCGAGCGGTAACGTCGTCGTGATCACCGACAGCGTCGTCGGCATGATCGCCGCCGCGCCGATGCCCATCACCGCACGGAGGGCGATGAGCGCCTCGGGCGTCTCGACGAAAGCGGCGGCGGCCGCGGCCGCGCCGAAGATCGCGAGGCCGACGAGCAGGATGCCCTTGCGGCCGAGCCGGTCTCCGATCGCACCCGAGGCCAGCAGCAGTCCGGCGAAGATCACCGTGTAGGCGTCGACGATCCAGGTGAGCTCGGTCTGGCTCGCACCTGTCGCGCGCGCCAGGCTCGGCAGGGCCACGTTGAGGCCGCTCACTGCCGACACCACCGTCATGAGCGCCACGCTCACCACGATCAGCACCAGGCGGGCGCGTCGCGGGTCGAGCGTCGCGCTCGGGCCTGGGGCGGGAGCGGGAGCGGCGGCGGGAGGCGTCGGCGGCGGGGCGGCCATGGGCGCGATGCTACGCCTGTCGGGGAGGGGCGGGTCGTATCGTGGGTGGCGTGAGCGAGCATCCCGAGAACGAGGCCGAGCCGACGCCGGCATCGACGCCTGATCCCGCGCAGCGGCAGGCCGCCCGAGCCGCCCTGCTCGCCATCGGCATCACCTTCTTCGGCATCGGCGTCGTGTTCACGGCGGTCACCCCCGACAACCTCGCGCTCGGCATCACCTTCCTGCTCGTCGGAACCGTGCTGTTCTGGGCGGGCGGCATGCCGAAGCCGCCGGCGAGCGGTCGCGGCGACCGGATGGTGCCGCCGGGCGACGGCGAGCAGGGGGCCTGAGCCCCGCATCCCCCGCTCGATCGGGGCTGTGGATGCGGCGTGCACGATGTCGGTGGTCGAACGTATGTTCGACTCGTGCAGATCGAGGTGGAGGCCGCGTTCGCGGCGGCGGTGGATGCTCTGGAGCGCGTCCCCCGCGCCCTCGAGCCGTTCCGTGCCCTCGGTGATGACGCGCTGCTCGCCCTGACCCGCGCGGCCGCCGACGAGGTGCGGCTCGCGCAACTGCACGTGTCGCTGCTGGCGGGCGAGATCGCGCGGCGGTCGGCGCACGAGCTGGGGGCGTCCGGGTTGGCGCAGCGCACCGGGCATCGTACAGCCGACGAGCTCGTCACCGTCACGACCGGGTCACGGCGGGCGGATGCCCGCACCGCGGTGCGCGTGGGCGCGACACTCGTCGACCCGCGTTCGACCCTCGACCCCGTAGCGTCGGCGGTTCTGGACGGGCGGGTGAGCGTCACGGTGGCCGACGCCCTGCGGCGCGGGCTCGGTGAGCCGGGCGGCGACGTGTCGGCCGAACTGCTCGCGGCGGAAAGCGCCGTGCTGGTGGAGTCGGTCGGTCGACTGGATGCCGACCGCGCCGAGCGCGAAGCCCGCGCGGCACGCGACGACCTCGAACTGCGTCTCTCGAGCGATGTCGACGGAGTGGCCGAGCGCGAGGAAGCCCGACGGGCGCAGCGGTCGCTGCGCATCGGGCGACGCGCCGACGGCATGGGCTACGCGTCCTGGACGCTCGACCCCGAGAGCTTCGCGCTGGTGAGCGAGGTGTACGACCGGTTGACGGCTCCGCAGCGGCGTGTTCCGAGCTTCGACGATGGTGGCGGCGCCTCCGCCGAGACCGACGGTTTCGGCGACGAGCGCACCGACGTCCAGCGCACCGACGCCCAGCGGGCGAGCGACGGGTTTGTCGAGCTGCTCCGCCAAGGGGTCGCCGCCGACCCCGCGCACCTGCTCGGCGACGGGCCGATCGGCGTGCGGGTGCTCGTGGCCGCAGAGCAATTCGACGCGCGGCGCGGGCGCGGCTTTCTCGAGGGGCAGCACGACCCGGTGTCTCTCGCGACCGTCGAACGCATCGCCTGCGGCGCCGGAACGGTCGCCCTCCTCATCGACGCCGCCGCTGACAACGCCGGCCAGCCGCTCAATCTCGGGCGCGAGCGGCGACTGTTCAGCCGCGCCCAGCGCCTCGCCCTCGCGGCGCGCGACGGTGGGTGCCGCTGGCCGGGCTGCGAGCGTCCGCCCTCCTGGTGCGAGGCGCACCACATCGAGCACTGGCAGCGCGACGGTGGGCGCACCGACGTCGCCGACGGCATCCTGCTCTGCCGGCATCACCACCTGCTCGCGCACAACAACGGCTGGGAGATCACCCGGGCCGGGCCGCAGTACCTGCTGCATCCGCCCGGCGTGCTGCCGGGTGGGCCGACAAGTGCGCGACCGGGGGCGCCGCCGGGCGAGCACCCGCCAGAACCCCTCGACATGCCGAGTCGGAGTCGCGCGCTCAGCGATGCGCTGGCAGGCGCACGGGCAGAGGTGCGGGCGGGCACGGTGGCAGGCGCGCGGGCCTCGTGAGCGGGCCTCGTGAGCGGAGCGTCGTCCCCGCGGGCCCTCGGCGTGGCACAGTGGTCGCATGAGCGTTGTCGCGCCACCTACCGACCACACCCGCGCACACCCCACGGTGCTCGTCACCGGGTTCGAGCCGTTCGCCGGCGCCCCCGTCAACCCGAGCGGCGAGCTCGCGCGGCGGTTGGCCGAGCTCGGGCATCCCGACTGCCGCATCGTGGCCGAGGTGTTGCCGGTCTCGTTCGCGCGGGCCGCTCCCCTGCTGGCCGCCGCGATCGAGGCGCACGATCCCGACATCGTCATTGCGCTCGGGCTTGCCGAGACGCGGCACGCCATCACCCCCGAACGCGTCGCCCTCAACCTGGCGGATGCCCGCATCGCCGACAATGACGGCGACCAGCCGCGCGACCTGGCCATCGAGCCGGGTGGCCCCGCCGCCCGCTTCACAGGGCTGCCCGTCAAGGCCATCGCGCACGACATCGCCGCCGCCGGCATCCCCGCCGAGGTCTCCCTCACCGCCGGCAGCTACGTCTGCAACCACGCGTTCTACGCGCTCATGGGGCT comes from the Microcella frigidaquae genome and includes:
- a CDS encoding DUF222 domain-containing protein, with amino-acid sequence MQIEVEAAFAAAVDALERVPRALEPFRALGDDALLALTRAAADEVRLAQLHVSLLAGEIARRSAHELGASGLAQRTGHRTADELVTVTTGSRRADARTAVRVGATLVDPRSTLDPVASAVLDGRVSVTVADALRRGLGEPGGDVSAELLAAESAVLVESVGRLDADRAEREARAARDDLELRLSSDVDGVAEREEARRAQRSLRIGRRADGMGYASWTLDPESFALVSEVYDRLTAPQRRVPSFDDGGGASAETDGFGDERTDVQRTDAQRASDGFVELLRQGVAADPAHLLGDGPIGVRVLVAAEQFDARRGRGFLEGQHDPVSLATVERIACGAGTVALLIDAAADNAGQPLNLGRERRLFSRAQRLALAARDGGCRWPGCERPPSWCEAHHIEHWQRDGGRTDVADGILLCRHHHLLAHNNGWEITRAGPQYLLHPPGVLPGGPTSARPGAPPGEHPPEPLDMPSRSRALSDALAGARAEVRAGTVAGARAS
- the pcp gene encoding pyroglutamyl-peptidase I, producing MSVVAPPTDHTRAHPTVLVTGFEPFAGAPVNPSGELARRLAELGHPDCRIVAEVLPVSFARAAPLLAAAIEAHDPDIVIALGLAETRHAITPERVALNLADARIADNDGDQPRDLAIEPGGPAARFTGLPVKAIAHDIAAAGIPAEVSLTAGSYVCNHAFYALMGLVEQRTAHRSATGEADARPLRAGFIHVPATPQLGGSPQFTLDELERGIRIAISTTLATRPHHDADLPGGSTH